The DNA segment TTGATGGCAGGGTACCCCATGCCGTACTACTGGAACTCTTCACGGATGAAGGTGTAGGTACATTGATACGGCGGCGCTAATGGCAACAGAAAAGCGATCTCGTCGGCAGTTGATACTGGAAGCGCTTGCAAGCGAACTGGAACAGAACCCGGGCAGTCGCATCACCACGGCATCCCTGGGTAGAGCGGTAGGTGTCTCTGAGGCTGCGTTGTATCGTCATTTTGCCAGCAAGGCCAAGATGTTTGAGGGCTTGATCGACTTTGCGGAAGAGAGTGTCTTTGCCCGAGTGAATCAGATCCTAAAGGAACAATCCCAAGCCGAACCCCGTTGTGCCCAGTTGCTCTATCTATTGTTAGCCTTTTCAGAGAGAAATCCCGGTATTACACGGGTGTTGCTGGGTGACGCCCTGGTGGGTGAGACGGAACGGCTAATGGTACGTGTCGGACAGTTTTTTGACCGGGTTGAGACCCAGCTCAAACAGATTCTCAGAGAGGCGGAGATGCGCCGGGATATCGTATTGACTGCTGACAGTACGGTATCGGCAAACATGATGATCAGTTTCGTGGAGGGATTGATGCATCAATATCTTCGCAGTCGGTTTAAGATATCACCGCTGCAGCGGTGGGACGATCAATGGCAACTGTTGTCGAGCGCACTCTTCAGCGTGCCTGACTCGCCGATGTGACCCTATCTCCACTGCCTTCTCAAGGCAGGGATTGGGATAGTTTTCCTTCCTTCGCAAGCTCATTGCGAAATCCATGTTTGATGCTTTTGATCAATTCAACGTTATTACACAGACGTTTTTGCAGTGAAATGATCTTGCACTGAAGATCCATAAATATTACCAAGGTACCTTTCTTGCGATCGTTGATGCGAGAAACCGAAATACTGATATCGTC comes from the Candidatus Thiodiazotropha sp. CDECU1 genome and includes:
- the slmA gene encoding nucleoid occlusion factor SlmA — protein: MATEKRSRRQLILEALASELEQNPGSRITTASLGRAVGVSEAALYRHFASKAKMFEGLIDFAEESVFARVNQILKEQSQAEPRCAQLLYLLLAFSERNPGITRVLLGDALVGETERLMVRVGQFFDRVETQLKQILREAEMRRDIVLTADSTVSANMMISFVEGLMHQYLRSRFKISPLQRWDDQWQLLSSALFSVPDSPM